TGAACAGGCTATGTTCGTCTGTCGGCAAACTGTCTGGCGGATTGTATTAACGCGGTAAATAGACGTTTCTGAATGGCATCCTGCCGGTATAAAAACTCCGGATGCCATTGAACCCCAAGCCAAAATGGATGACCAGAGGCTTCAATCGCTTCAATGATTCCATCCGGAGCCATCCCAGTAACTTGAAAGGACGACGGAACAGATTTGATAGATTGATGGTGGGAGCTATTCACCGCAATACTTAACCGCTTGGCGATGCGCTGTAGTAGGCTGTTGGGTTCAATGTTAACCAGATGGGCTGTTTTCGTTGCCGATTTGATGGGTCGATGTTCAATTTTCGTCGACAATTGAGACGAAATATCCTGCACCAGGGTTCCTCCCAAGGCCACGTTCATGGATTGCATTCCTCCGCAGATTCCCAGAGTCGGCACCCCCTGACGAAAGGCCAGCTTGGACAGTCCAAGCTCAAGTTGGGCGCGCTCTTCGCTCATTTGCTGAAAAGGATACCGTTGCTTCTCCCCATACAACTCAGGGGCTAAATCCGATCCGCTCCCGGTCACCAGAAGACCGTCCAGCCGTTGTATAAGATATTTCTGTTTCGCCAAACCACGGACCAGGGGAAGCACTAAGGGCACTCCCCCGGCCTCCTGTATTGCCTGAAGGTACCTGGCCCGCAAAAAATAGGTGGGTTCTTTCCCACCCATGTCCTTCCGATTTCCAGGGTTAAAATCCGGTGTAATCCCAATGATAGGTTTGAGCATGCCAGTCGATTCAACTCGGGCGGGGTTGATATTTCGGTCTATAGCGCTTGATCCTCATATGCGGAGACCCCAAGGAATCGAACGGGCTCATTTCCCTTTAGATGGTCAGGAGTAATGACATACGTGCCGTAGAAGCTCGGCTCCCATACAGCTTTGGCGGTTTCAAGGTCACCACCTGTCAATCCATAGGTAAACGTTCCCACAACCCCGCCCAAGATGGCATAGGCAAACTTCACAGGAAAATAAATTACGGTCAGCAAAGCACTCCCGATCCCAAGGGCCGCTTCATTGGTTGGGCTCGATAATTCTTGTTCGGCAGCCAGACTTACCCCTGTGGCACCCAGGCATACTATCAGGGAAAAAGCCAACAACACGCACACCCCGGTCAATTGTTTAAGCACACCTCCCCCAAAAACCTTGGATTGCCGCATAAGGAAAACTCCTTCCTGTTTAATTTTTATGCAAACCTTCTATTTGGTATTTTAAACCTGATTGATGCATTAGTCTTCTGTTTTTAAATACGAAAAAATAAATTATAGCAAATTTGGTACCTTCTATAGTGACGGGGGTTCCTCTTCGGTTTCAACCAGATCCAACTCGATAAAAATCTGCCTCTTGATTTCCTCGGCCTCCCGCTCAACGACCTCATCTGTCTCAGCTATGAGAGCGTCTCCTGACACTTGGATATTCTCCTGCTTGATTCCCTGCTGAATAAAGGCATGAAGCTTATGAAAGCACAGTAACTGCACCAATAAATCATGGCTTTTCTCTCGATAACCTCCCTGCTTTTCAACTGGAACCCCCCTCAGAACACCTTCCAACCATGACGAATGCTGAAGGATTCCTTCGAGCCTGTCTATTTGGTTCCCTTTCATCACCACCTCGACTTGTACCCCTCCTTTCCAGCTGCGTTTTTTGACATTAAACACACAGTGTACTGAATCTGAGGCACCTTCAACGGCTTCAGGGCCGTAAAACAGCGTGATGCGAAAGAGGGGAATTTGGGGTGGTGAGAGTAATGACATTCCTGATCTACTCGTTTCTTTCAAGGGCACAACTAAAAATTAAGAATACGCAAAAACTTGGCTTGAGCATAGTGTTCCAAGCCTACCGCATTTAGGTTGACACTCGTCAATCTTGAAAGATAGAGTCTTTTAAGTCTTAAATTTTCACAGTGTTAAAGGGAGAGGTTTTATCTATGTTCGGAACCATGGGGTTCTCGGAACTCATGATTATTCTGGTGATCATCCTGATTATTTTCGGGGCAGGTCGGCTCCCGCAAATCGGAGAGGGTGTGGGGAAAGCCTTAAAAGGCTTTAAAAAAGAAGTCGCCGATATCCCCTCACCTGTAGACCCCAATGAGTCACTACCCAATATACCGCCAGAACCAGGACAGGTGCAGTCCCAACCAACTACCTCTGTGGGGACTCCGACAAATCAGCCATTTCAGCCTGGTCCTGAACAAACCCCGGGAACCACTGCAGCATTACTTTATAAGGGAGCGGGACCGGAGGTGGTACAGCCTTCGTCTAAATCTGCTGCAACTTCTGGTACTTCTGAAACGACGACAACTCCTCCGTCTGCCCCCCCGCCGATGTCCATGGAGGATAGGCAAGCGCAACCAGCCCCTATGGCTTCCAGGCAATATCCCGCTCTCCCGGCTAATGCACAAGCGAAGCCTGTGCTGAAGCGACCTGCAGCTGTTGTGAATAAACAAGCTGTTGCCCGCGTCCAAGCTCAACAAGCTGCAATGAAAGCCCAGGCTTCCCAGCAATCCGGATTAGCTCCCCGAGATATGCAATCATTGGGAGAAGGCCTTGGAAGTGCCGTACGTACGTTCAGGGATGCAGCGGCAGACATTAAAAATTCGATTGATCCTCAAATGCGCACCATTCAAGCGGAACTGGAGTCTGCCGAAAAAGAGATGCAAGACTCCATTGAAGTAGCCAAAGTGCCCCTAACTCCCAAAGAACCCTCTGGATCTGCATAAGCCTTTCTTGCTCACGTTCTCTACCAATTCTGCTACCGTTATTGGAGCAATTTGTTTCTTTGGACTCGTTGGTTGTGTTATTGAATCCCCACCTGAATCAGCTGAAACCGTCACCGCACGACTTATTCCACTTCTGACGGATACTCAGACTGATACTAGACGGACCGCAGCCTTATCACTTGGGAAAATTGGCGACCCTCAGGCCATCCAAGCCCTTGTTCTCGCGTTGTCCGATCCAGATGATCAGGTTCGACAATCAAGTGCTTGGGCCTTGGGAACCATGGCCGATTCACTATCAGACCGGGCTCTAGTTGCATTGGTTCAGCACCTTACGGACCCTTCCGATTCAGTCAAACAGGCTGTGGTATTGGCCTTGGGTCGGACAGCTGTGCAGAAAGAATTAATACTAGTGTTAACCGAAGCCTACGCTATTTCCACCATTGACACTCAAAGAACCATTATCCAATCTCTTGCTCACTTTGATTTCCCATTTTCCTATTCCGTGTACCTTCAAGCGCTGGAAAGTCCGGATTCTCTCACTCGACAATCTGCAATTGCAGGGCTCGGAGAATTAGGCGACCCCCGGGGACTCCCGTTGTTACGCACCCATCTTCTCCAGGATACAAGCGTGGGCGTCCGATCGGAAGCCGCATATCGTTTAGGCAAATTGGGAACCAACGCGGATGTGGTGGCTCTGAAGCAAGCCATGGAAACAGACCCGACTCCCAATGTGCATTTTTGGGCCTCCTGGGCCCTTAACCAAATTGGTCAGAATACCTAACCTCCACGAATTTTTTTGATCATAATTCACCTTCCTGGCGGATTTTCGTCCAACCACCACCCTAGATAAAAATTTTCCATGTTCCATGCGTTTGATTGAATACTCGTAATAAAATCATTACAATTCGCCTTCTTTTTTCTCCATAAGGCAAAAAATGAAGAAATTAAAAATAGAGGTGATCGTAGGCCTTCTGGCAATTCTGACAGGCCTGAGTTGCGCTTCCGCACCGGTGAAATGGTTCAAGCCCGGTACCTCGCAGGCGACCTTTTCCAAGGATAAAGCTGATTGCGAAGAAGCCTTGTTCTCAACAGGAACCACTCAAAGGACCAAAGAGGTTTATTCCTTAGAAGGGTGCTTGGAGACAAAGGGTTATACAGCCATCCCGCTTTCTTCTCAATAACGAAAAATCCAAAACTTGGTTTTATAAAAATCCTGGGGAGGATTAATTCTGGAGCTTTCGTTAGAAAGAAAAACGGCTAGTCTCTTAGGGGGGTGGACAATGTTTGGTTCTAATCATTTAAAATGAGAGGAAATCGTTCATATGTTAGGAATCGATTGAACAAGCGAACGAGAACATGAAAAAAGTTCTTTTAGTAGATGATGATCTCAATGCTCGTGAGGCCCTTCGCCTAGTCCTGGAATCTCAGAAATTAGAATGTATTGAGGTCGGTAATGGATCAGAAGCCATCGCTTGGCTATCCAACAACCGGGCGGATCTGATTATCTCCGACAATCAAATGCCGGTTCTGACAGGCCTGGATTTTATTGATCAAATCAAATTGCAAGCGAACGATCCCATCCAAACCCCCATCATTTTACTTAGTGGTCATCTCGACGAACAGGATAAACAGCGTGCGCTTCAGGCAGGAGTCTTTGC
Above is a window of Candidatus Nitrospira neomarina DNA encoding:
- a CDS encoding HEAT repeat domain-containing protein; the protein is MLTFSTNSATVIGAICFFGLVGCVIESPPESAETVTARLIPLLTDTQTDTRRTAALSLGKIGDPQAIQALVLALSDPDDQVRQSSAWALGTMADSLSDRALVALVQHLTDPSDSVKQAVVLALGRTAVQKELILVLTEAYAISTIDTQRTIIQSLAHFDFPFSYSVYLQALESPDSLTRQSAIAGLGELGDPRGLPLLRTHLLQDTSVGVRSEAAYRLGKLGTNADVVALKQAMETDPTPNVHFWASWALNQIGQNT
- the tatA gene encoding twin-arginine translocase TatA/TatE family subunit, which translates into the protein MFGTMGFSELMIILVIILIIFGAGRLPQIGEGVGKALKGFKKEVADIPSPVDPNESLPNIPPEPGQVQSQPTTSVGTPTNQPFQPGPEQTPGTTAALLYKGAGPEVVQPSSKSAATSGTSETTTTPPSAPPPMSMEDRQAQPAPMASRQYPALPANAQAKPVLKRPAAVVNKQAVARVQAQQAAMKAQASQQSGLAPRDMQSLGEGLGSAVRTFRDAAADIKNSIDPQMRTIQAELESAEKEMQDSIEVAKVPLTPKEPSGSA
- a CDS encoding gamma-glutamyl-gamma-aminobutyrate hydrolase family protein; this encodes MLKPIIGITPDFNPGNRKDMGGKEPTYFLRARYLQAIQEAGGVPLVLPLVRGLAKQKYLIQRLDGLLVTGSGSDLAPELYGEKQRYPFQQMSEERAQLELGLSKLAFRQGVPTLGICGGMQSMNVALGGTLVQDISSQLSTKIEHRPIKSATKTAHLVNIEPNSLLQRIAKRLSIAVNSSHHQSIKSVPSSFQVTGMAPDGIIEAIEASGHPFWLGVQWHPEFLYRQDAIQKRLFTALIQSARQFADRRT
- a CDS encoding response regulator — encoded protein: MKKVLLVDDDLNAREALRLVLESQKLECIEVGNGSEAIAWLSNNRADLIISDNQMPVLTGLDFIDQIKLQANDPIQTPIILLSGHLDEQDKQRALQAGVFAILDKPCNFSQFLSMVQLALDQ